The genomic stretch CACACTCAAATTGGATAGATCACAACTAATTTTAACCTAAGAGGAGATCTTCAATTGTAGACTGAAAtgaaatccaaaacaaaaagagaaagacaaTGAAAGCAAAATCTCATTAATATTCCCCCATTCAAAAACAACAAGAAGCCTAGGAAACCTTTTTCCtgttatttttcctttatttttattttttacttttactttgTCATCTCGGCAAAGCAAATAAAAACTTTGAAACAGGCTGGAATTTGCTCTAGCACTAATCAAGGATGAAAACTAATCTTTACCcagatgaataaaaattaaaaagaaaaaggaaaaagttttGGCAGATTTGTTGAACACCAACGTTGACAAAAAAAGCCTATTATTTCTGTATCCTTATCACTATGGGTGAACATAGTTCTTCATATCTCTTTTTTCATTTGGTTTCACTTTCTTCCCCAGTCACTTTCAGTGCCACTTGACCGACCATTTATTAATCAATACAGTAACTACTAAATCCAACCCCACTGATGGAGACTCAGCTCGTGCCCTTTAACTTCCTTCCTCAATGCCTAACTTTCCTCTCTACTTAAGACCCTTAGATTTTACCtgtacatttttaaaatttttctctaataATGACACCATTGTGCTCTTTCCAGGTAATTTCGTGAAACCCATTTGGAGCTTCTTGAAGATTTTATTGCATTAGACTAGTCAAGTTACACAGAAAATGGCTAAATATAGGTCGGAAAGTGGTATTTTGCTAATTGAGAAATGCATCTGTCATCATAAGTATAAGGAAAATCACTtgagttttataaaaatagaagcTTCTTTTGCTGTTTCTCTTTTGACTTTAGCCTTTTGTTAATCTGTTTTTTCTTGCTTGAGCCATGGCCCCAATCATACTCATAAATTTAAGGAAACATTATTAggtgatgaaaatgaaaataggaAGTGGGTTATGGCTGAATATTTAATAATGTAGCTAGCAATCTGCAAAGTGAAAATCTGTAAGTGCAGATGTAGTTGAGTTGTAGCTTTTGTTGTGTTGTTGTTACTGTATCCACaagcaaaattatttaatgaaacTTTCTCTTTAAGCATAATAAATGCATTTGCATTAAATGTCCGTTTATAATAGTTGGTTTTATCCATTACATGTTCCTGGATGGCTGGATCCACTGGTCTCCTCCAACTGTCTCacctatttttgtttttgattaaGAGTAATGTTACCCTTACTTACTTACgagtatacaaatgaatacatatataatatattattatgtgattagatattattgtatctttaattttaaatcattcaatcattttataacatatatttaatgtatatctatttgtatgTTCAAAGTTgatacgtataatttttttgttttttcaaacccatatttaaattaaagggtaaaagaaaaaaaaaaaggttatttgCACTTTCTTAGGAATAGGACAATTAAATCCTTCAACAAAATAATAGAACCACAACCATACATAAAAAGGGATTGAGCAAACATGTAAAGACATCTTATTATCAATTGAGTAATGTTGACAAGTTAGAAGATTTTCTGGCATCCCATCTTTGACGGAACCAATTACCCAACTTGGAGGAGGTTTATCATGAATGTCTTGATCTTTAAGTACAAAAATGGGTTTGAGGATGGAAAATTACCAAGTCACTACTTTGGAAACCTAATGAAGAAGATTGGATCATTTGTAATTCTATGGTTATGTTTTAGATTCTAAACTTGGTTAATAAAAGCTTGGTGCACTTGACTTCCAATATGAGGAAGAACCATTGTTTGATTGGATGACTAAGTTGCTTTACCTTGACAAGACCCAATTCGATTTATGATGTCAATTCTTGCAACAATTATTGAATCTTATATTTAGCTAAATGCATTGTTCAATATATCGCCTCCTATATTGAGCAGGAAGTCTTCGTTCAAACCAACTATGCACATGTTCTTTAAGTCCATAGTGATGTGTAGATTAAAGTATATGTCTCTAAATAAGACAGTCAATTCACGAGATTTGTCACATTTTTTGCATACAACTATCATGTAGAGATCTAAAAGGCAATTAATATTTCCCTATACTTTGTTGAAACTAATTACATGGTTGTGATCAAAACAAATGAAGAAGTTGTTTAACAATTCCACTTGCTCAAAGATATGGTTGTTAAAGTTCTTGACTCTTGCCTACAATGCAACGAAAATGTTGCgattattattgtattatattcagATTTTCATGAATGaatgagataaatttaaattgattgtcATTCTGTTCATCTTTAATACCAAGTGAAGTTGTCTAACCTTTGTCACATGTCATCTCAAAAGCAACTAACAAATATACCCACCAAGACTCTTGGAAGCACTATTCCACACCCTCTCACATGATATTGGCTTAAAGAGGCAAATACACAAGCTTGAAAGAGGCAAACACAACAACTTGAGGGAGGGCATATATGTCGTTAAAAAAGGGACTTACAAAGAAGTTACattgtattctttttttcaCAACTTACGGGAGAATGTCAAGAATAGAGATATAAATCCCTTatcatcaattaaaattttcaaaaaatgaatCTATAATAATTGAATAGCTTGAAAAAAGATGTTAAAAACTTGGACAACCAAATCTAAACATAAGTTGGTCACACAACATTATCTCAGGACTTAATTACCTTAGTCATTGGCCTCAATTTATGAAATAATCAATTTGTAAAAATCTCCATATTGTCATTTCTATCACTTTCTTCTATGAtgctgaaaaaaaaataaaaattaaccaattatattatatgtttttgctTTAATGTCCATTGTTACCTCTTTTTTACAATATGGCCCCATGCATTTAtgagaaaaatgataatattcttcaaagaaaaaaaaaaaaagtttgtgcCAAAAAGAACCTGACCAGCTAAACAGTCATGTTGTGTGGGCACCTGCTGCTgcatacaaaaataatatttgacaaTAAATGGTTTAATTGGCAACAAAAAATTAGTTGCTTCATTTGAAATAGCTACTCAATAAACTTACCAACCCAacccatttaattaattttatattaccaaatttattttaccaattttactGTAACCTATCAATTTCAGATTAAATGTTCAATTATTTTTACCATAAGAAGCCTTCTTTTTCTCACTCTCTTGCGTAAATAACAAGCCAATCCATTAAAAATTCTGAAAAAGTGATCAAATTTATTggttgaattaataatttttgtatgattaaattttaaaaaatttatttttttcatttaggattttgaaaacaaatttggtGAATGGCAATTTTTTTCTTCGACATTTCTCTCTTGATGACTCTTTTTACGACCAATAAAACCTTATTTGAGTTAATCTAATTTTACTCAGTAGAAGTATCAAAGAAACTAGTtgttaattgatgaattatataattgataaaaatgcttaattttatgattaaaaattttatcatttcgaagaaaaaattttcatatttgatgAGAAATTGAGCGTGGATTGTGGCGAATGGGGCCCATGAAATTGAGAAGGAAAGTGGGTAGGTATGTAAATATGTTACAAAGAACAGAGAGCACATGCTTTTTGTCCCCACCATTTCCTCAATCCACGCATTATTACCCTCCCCACTCCTTCCCATTCTTTTCAATTTCCTATTTTACCCCTCTTATTTAATCCCTTCAATCTTACGCAATACTTAAGTAcccttatttaattaataaaattatatattcttaattttaaatatttaatatataatttaataattttaaattagtaataaatttaaatatgtatcttcaaataataatttaaataataaaagaatagaTTTTATACATGAGAGAATATAAATTCAAGTCTgttctaataatatatcaagattaaactaACTTACTTGAATCagattaaacttatttaattcaataattataggTGAGATTTGTTCTACTCAAGCTAGTTGTTTCTCATCCTATGTGATAGTTCAGTTCAAATAGAATTCttcgttataaaaaaaaaaatctaaatatttagttaaatattcaaaatacttATACTAAGTTATCATATATagtgtattcaaataatatagtattttatgattggatattaatttacctttaatttaaaattaatttattatataattatatattacttatatatttaatttattaataattaaaattaaataggcATAATTAACcgcatataaataaatgaattggAGTGCTTTCTACATCAAATCTTTGTGGTGGGAAAGATGTACAATTATCTCGGGATTCTTTGCTACTTTTTTTAAGGGCTGATGAGGAGGGTATCTTAAGTTAACCCTATTACTAAGCACAATTTTGTATCGTTTCCATGGCGAAATTACACTTAAAAAGGGTCTTTCTTAAAAGACTCcataatatgattaacaaagaaacaagaagaaacaGTTCTATTAGTTAAATATGGACCACAATCATCACTCATCACCCAACCTCATCCTGTTTCCAACTAATGAGTTGAATTTGTCATGagatagaaattttatttatttatttatttctttgcttttcttttctcAAGGAGAGACAGAGGTCTATATATTCTGCCTAAAGTTCCAGTCTTCACAGCTTTCCCTCTACTAGCTATACGCGTATCACCATGGCTCTGAAACTCTTCCCTTTTCTCTTGCTGCTAACGCTCTCGATCTCTCTGCAAATTCATGCTAGAGAGAGCCAGTTCTTCAGCAAAGTTCCCAGCACTTCCAACAACAACAATGTTCAGGAGACGACACTCCCCAACACACGAGAGCAAAGCTTGAACAAGCAACAACAAGAGCCCAGCTTTGTCCCGGAGACGACGAATCAAAAGACAGTAACAGTCAAGTATCAAGAACAGAAACAGCAGAAACAACAGCAAGAACCCACTTTTATCCCGGAGACTGAAAATGGCTACGGATTATACGGCCACGAAACCGGTCAGTTCCCTCCCACCACTTCCGCCGCAGAGAAATATGAACCACACACCACCCCCACTACCACCACACCAACCTATTATGAGCCCTACACTACTCCCACCACTTCCGCCGCAGAGAAATATGAACCATACACCACCCCCACTACCACCACACCAACCTATTATGAGCCCTACACTACTCCCACCACTTCCGCCGCAGAGAAATATGAACCATACACCACCCCCACTACCACCACACCAACCTATTATGAGCCCTACACTActcccaccaccaccaccgggAGTTATGAACCCTACACCACCCCGATCACCTCCGCCGCGGAAAATTATTCCCCGTACACTACCCAGTCTCAAACCCAAGAATACTACAGCAACAACAACCGTGgatacaacaacaacaacaattattACTACAACAAGAATGCTTTTTGGAGTCAGCCGGACAACATGAGCGGCTCCAAGTACAAGGAAAATGGCTACACCAGCTTGGCaaacagcaacaacaacaacaacaacaacggCTACTATAACTACTACAATGGCGGCAACAATGGTGAGAAGCAGGGCATGAGTGACACGAAGTTCCTGGAGAATGGCAAGTATTATTACGACGTTCAGAATGAGAAGAATAGCTACTATCCCAATCGGTATCAGAGTTCAGAGAATGAGTACAACAGTCGGAATTACAATAGCAACAATCAGAAAAGTTACGAGTACAATAACTTCATGGATAAGAACCAGAACCAGTATGAGTTTGATGAGCTCAATGATTGATGAATCGATCCAAGCACCCGTTGTTTACACATAAAAGTGAAATCACTTCTAGTAATGGTGTTTAATTAGCTgcaaattaagtttttattaggataattaagtttttattaattttttgatcttgtttttgggtttttatcatcatcatcgtgCACTCTGAAATGCTAAGGTATGTTTGAGAACATGTATGGTTTTTTCGAATTCTTGTTCATGAATTATTATATACAGCTTTTCTTGCTTCTCTTTCACGTTCCTCCATTATCATAGCCCGCTAAGATGTGAAAAGTATATTAATTACTGTAAATTTAATGCCATTTCATCTATGTATGTAATTGCGGTCCATTAATAATCCTGCTTAAGGTCACCTAACAATATatgatgatgatattattttgggaaacatttaattattaaagtaaCATCTCATATTATAATGAGAAGGAGTGTCGGGTACATGAGTTGCTTTTGTAAAATATGGGTCCTATATTACTTTCAAATTCGggaccaaacaaaaaaaagaaagaacttCTCGATAGATTAGGAGATATAATGCAAATTGGACTTTCGTCTTTCTTCTTAGTGCTAATTTGTTTGGCACTTGCTAGTGTTTCTTAAAGATGACAACATTGACTCTCTTTCAGCAAGATGATGatcattttttttcccattattTTCCACTAAACTGTTCTTTATACACGGTGATCTACAGAGACTAAAAATGATCATAGGTTTATTGATTGtgtctgaaaaaaaaaagtaatctgAAGGATGGCTCTCTGAATTCGCATCGCCCAGCATTGAACTGTGTTGATATAGAGGATAAGATTTAGGTGCAACTTTCAAGTAATTTCGGAGTGGACTAAATCGGAAAAGTTTCTACGTCCAGAGATGTGTTTTATACCGGCGATATGGGTTTTTGTATCAGAAAAAAGTTGGTAGAAAGCACGCATGGTTATTGTACTCAATTGGTATTAATAACtgtgaatgaaaaaataattctgaTTAGGCGGCTAAGTCTTACTTGCTTTTTAACAACTACATAGACCTAGTTCACCTTCACCtaataaacacaacaaattaatAACTACTGCATCCTACAAACATTAGCCTAGTGACGACAATTTAACATTTCAAGCAAGGTTTTCggcctgtttttttttttaacagagaaagattctctaataaaaacaaaaataaatattgagataattaaaatttttataatagtaaatagacaaaaataaaaataaatatatcttcaacacattttttttttgattcgttcattttattaaatatcttataaatCCTTCTATATTGAATTACCTTTACAAATATATCTTGatatttagtaaatattttattatttttctaacacaaataataataaaaaaagggaaTGAAGAGAAATTTTCCCAGAGGGGTCGACAAAGAGAGGGAACGGaggaaaaatttttttaagataagaaTTCTTTGTTATCTTTCTATTTGAGATGAAACgacaataaaaaaagatttatccTATAGGGATAGACATGAAGGTTTGGGTATTCATTTTCAATAGTTCTGTTGTCATCCTAGTATGAGCAAAATGCCTAAGACTGACTGACATACCATGAGATGAAGCCAGAATTATCCTTTTTGTTCATCGTCCGTTTTTTACCCAGCTATGGAGCTACATACAAATTTCAAAGTCAATATCAATCTAGCTAGCTAGTTATCTGAAGCTTGGACCAGTTTAGGGCATCCACTCAATTCCAAATGCTCATCAAGAAAAAGAGATTAGTTTAAGATCTGAAACTAGTTGGTTACTCACTGTCACCCACTGCCACGTCATCAAAATATATTGAAGTAGGGTCATCCTTctactttaaattttcataaagtATTAAAGGggattaatttaataaattattaaaagaaaaaaaaaaaagataaattaatcgGATTATCTTCCGCCGTGATTGACGGTTTGACTTGTTCGAATTTTCGACTTTACTTTTTGCCTCCTAACTTTTGACAACTTTGTATCCCAACACGTACATCCGAAATGACACGGTGCCCCTTATtctaatattattcttaatattttgaatTCGAGTGTCTTAAATTAAATTGTGGGACAATTTCCTCTATTCACCTCCGGATTTAATATTTAGGGTGtctaattaaatattgatataatatatcataatatgatcgaataattttaaattagagataaaaaatatcattatctaaatacttaatcaaatacttaaaattgaatatacataatattgctcgtATAAGATTACGAATTAATGAAATCACTTTTTTACAAGTAAGTTTTAACATGTGCATTGTAAAAATGGGATATCTTTGGATGTTTCCAAAACCAAAGGAGAAAGATTTTTCCTTTCTAATAGGAGAATTTGAGACATAAAAAactcagcataaatttcttgaaaataacATTGTTAGTTAATCAAAATTACACATTTGGTTTTGATCCACTTATGATAGATCAATCCAACCCGTTTGTAATTAACTGTGAATGGGCAATTGATAGGAGTTGAGATTTCAGTTGGGCACATATTTAAATGTTTCAACATTTGCTACAAAATGACAGTAACGCAAACATTATATTATgcactaatattttatcattgtCAAAGATAATTCTAAGGTTAggtttcaattcaaattcaactaatTGGCCTAATAGTCAAATACTGTTTTGCACTTGTGGTTTAAGCCAATTCACCAAAACCAGAAAATTTTCCAAGAAATAAAAGCATTGATTAAAGGTGTTGAATAGGAAAGTAGAGAATTTGTTGTTGAATAAGTTTATAGTAGAGTGgattataaatgaattaagtggacaataaattaatgaaattaaattaccaCCAACTTAGGTGGGTAATTTAAAGTTGAACTGCCAAGGTAGGTGGGCATCTATTGGATTTTAGTTAGAAAGCAATATTATGAGTACTCACTTAaagtacacaaatagatacatatttttatgtgtcattatgtaattaggtattattttagacttaatttaaaatcatctcatcagatgatgacatatatcaaatgtatacttatttatgtattcaaaatgggtaattatagttttattgttttactaAAGCAGTTTGGAGGAATCATTTTGAACAtttatttcaaaccaaatcttattaaggaaattgaaaaaataagggctaattaaattcttattaaagTCTACCTACAAATGTGTAGTTGCTCTAGCTAAACTAACGAGAGTTGGTTGATACTTATAAAAGCACATCTGCACATGCTAACCCAAAGGGCCTGGAACCTAACCCAAACCCTCAGAATTTTGGCTACCAATATCACCtgcatttgatttcaattttcataaatttagattaaaacaTTAAGTGATTGCCCAATTGATATTAAGATTTCTGACGTGTATTGGTGACCAAATACTAATTTCACACAACTACTCTCTAATcgtaatacaaataatattatgtatactcaaTTTTAAGTAATCAAGTAGGTTCacaaatatgatattattatatgattaagtgttgttttattttttataaggtttagggtttaggggtaaAGGCTTCTGATTTCACTTGCAAACAAGACCTTCGAAGTTGGGGATTTACCCACATCCTACAGTGCATTTTGTAACTgattttgattaatttcttgaaccaccaccaccaccgtttatggttttgaaatctcttaatcacataataacacttATCTACTCAAAACTgggtataaatagttttattaatatattattaaatttaattttttaagttgatgCTTGATCATATTTCCTGTCAAGTTCTTCATATTATGAGGGAAAaacttctattttattttatttttggtccAAGTTTAAACATATACAGTTACAAACAGCATAGTTATAAGCCTGAGGCTTAGTTTCTTTCACTGAAATAATAAGATGAATGGAAGCAAACTGTGTAAAATTATCTTCCTCTTTctgagaaaaataattttctttgtaaTGTTTGAACCCGTTCTTTACACAGTGAAAATGGACGGATTCAACAATAAACTGAAGCCCAATTGATAAACTAGTAGATATATTCGGATAAATTGGGCTTTCTATTGGGCCCAAAATTCAAGCATCAATAGGCTTAAGGCCTCTATATTCTGACATTTCATTTGCAAttccaaaataatttatttatatttttgaatatataatttaaatatatagataatatattataatctaattaaataattttaaattatgtataaaataatatataattatataataatatatcatctgtatattcaattatatacttaaaaatatgtatatataattctaCATAAAGATTAAATTCATGTGATtgtgttaaattataaaaaaaaaaaaaacactaaaactaGCTAATTAATACcctgataacattattttctaaatttatacttaattaatttaatgatatttaacttttgagtaatattatgtttatataatttttaatatataattagataaatgaatgattatatatttttaatttaaaattaaattttgtacttGTAAGTAAACTAAAACCACAAATGTCGCACGATTTAACAGTCAAAACGCCAACATCTGGCATCAGGAAGATTGATCAAATCCAACGGCCTCAATTTGACTAGGCTTTTAACTTCGCATCACCAAATTTTTACCATCATCGTGAACAAAAATATGCAGAGTTGTTGTAGACTTGAAGCGCCGTATGGATTACAGTTTATGATTGCGAAGGAGGCCTGTCGGCATCGCCCGAGAGTTGGCAAGCTAACCCATAACCATAACTATAATTTCTTTTGCGTTTTACGCTCCATATATCACCTGAGTAAAATTAAAGACTTTGACTACCTAAAATCTTACACTTAGTTTCACATCACTAATACAATTACTGGTGAAACGCTCtgtttctgttttcttcttcaGAAATCAGAGTACTCGACCTGATTTTAAGTTTCAACTGTCACTCCACTCCAATCTTAAACTGAATGACTCCATAttctgttttcttttgtattttgcatttgttttaaaagaataatgCCATAGCCTGCACAGAATCTTCATTAGTTTTTTGCTCAATGAACAACCAAGAAAGCCTTACTATTCTCCTtgtcttcttgttctttttggACCTAACACTGTTGCTTTTGTACGCGGGCACAGGAATCACACATTGATGAAGAGTCATGGAGAGCGCTCTTACGTTCATTTCAGGCTCTTAATGATTCAACAGCATAgcttttattgtttcttaagTAGCCCATGATAGGACaaaagatcttttttttttttttacattttcctGGTTGGCTTAATTGGGGTTGaagaagtttgaaaatttataatatggCGGTAAATCAACGGTTAAAGTGTAGTTATTGTGTCTGAGCAGTTGTGGTTATcagttgttaaaaaaataatcaagcTGTGACTTAAATAGGTGAACACCCAGATGGGACCCAGAACATTAATAGTCTCATGTTTAAGGAACAATTTCCATGGCGATTACCCAAAAATGTGGTCTTCCTGAAGCAATTTTCTCTACTTTTGTGGAGTTTCTGTGATCACCAACTCCCCTTTCCATATTTTGCTTCTTTGTGCTGTGGCAACTGTTTGAGAAACCATGGCCACTCAGGTATTTGTCATTTCCCTCTTACTGTGTTTTTCTTTCTGTTCATCATGTAACTGCAAgttattgtgttttattttgtgattatttGAGTGTAAATTCATGAAAAGAATCAGTTTCTGGGAATGTTGCAGTAACAAACAATGAATCTACAGTGCTTTGTTTAAGAATCTTGATTGactgttttctttctctttgtggGTATGCTGACTACTGTCGCTGTTGAATTATGTTCAAAATGCCTACAAGTTCAAGGAGGATTCATTTCTAATTTGAATAGTTTCTAATGGATCATTCTCTGGTTGTTCATAGCTTCCATTGCCGTAGTTGTTTTGTGACAATTACATGGAAATATGCTTAAAATCTGACTGATGACTGTGGAAACAGTTTTTCTTCCTCTCTAATGTTTGGTGATCCCAAATAGGCAAAGTTTGTCGGTGGTTTTCCAAATACCCGAATCC from Mangifera indica cultivar Alphonso chromosome 6, CATAS_Mindica_2.1, whole genome shotgun sequence encodes the following:
- the LOC123218221 gene encoding protein E6-like isoform X1 — its product is MALKLFPFLLLLTLSISLQIHARESQFFSKVPSTSNNNNVQETTLPNTREQSLNKQQQEPSFVPETTNQKTVTVKYQEQKQQKQQQEPTFIPETENGYGLYGHETGQFPPTTSAAEKYEPHTTPTTTTPTYYEPYTTPTTSAAEKYEPYTTPTTTTPTYYEPYTTPTTSAAEKYEPYTTPTTTTPTYYEPYTTPTTTTGSYEPYTTPITSAAENYSPYTTQSQTQEYYSNNNRGYNNNNNYYYNKNAFWSQPDNMSGSKYKENGYTSLANSNNNNNNNGYYNYYNGGNNGEKQGMSDTKFLENGKYYYDVQNEKNSYYPNRYQSSENEYNSRNYNSNNQKSYEYNNFMDKNQNQYEFDELND
- the LOC123218221 gene encoding protein E6-like isoform X2, producing the protein MALKLFPFLLLLTLSISLQIHARESQFFSKVPSTSNNNNVQETTLPNTREQSLNKQQQEPSFVPETTNQKTVTVKYQEQKQQKQQQEPTFIPETENGYGLYGHETGQFPPTTSAAEKYEPYTTPTTTTPTYYEPYTTPTTSAAEKYEPYTTPTTTTPTYYEPYTTPTTTTGSYEPYTTPITSAAENYSPYTTQSQTQEYYSNNNRGYNNNNNYYYNKNAFWSQPDNMSGSKYKENGYTSLANSNNNNNNNGYYNYYNGGNNGEKQGMSDTKFLENGKYYYDVQNEKNSYYPNRYQSSENEYNSRNYNSNNQKSYEYNNFMDKNQNQYEFDELND